A genomic segment from Leptolyngbya boryana PCC 6306 encodes:
- the devC gene encoding ABC transporter permease DevC, whose amino-acid sequence MARKTPLAWFQLMKEKARLVVAIAGIGFADMLMFMQLGFQDSLYDSATVPHRMLQADLVIIDPRFKSLAAFTPFSRERLYQTKSSDRVQSVSSIRIAMGQWKNPETRLTRSILIWGIEPDAPSFKLSGLQENLEPLKLLNNVVFDRVGRPEFGAIADTFQKQGSVSTELNQQLINVSGLVTMGASFTADGNVFMSDSTFLRLYRDRQASDIDIGLIQLKPNSDVKAVQAQLSASLPDVKVLTPEEFAGIERNYWESQGTIGFIFGIGVIVGFIVGTVIVYQILYTDVANHLPEYATLKAMGYSDRFLLNILLQEALILAVLGFIPGFAVAVGLYQITYAATLLPIAMTANRAITVFVLTVVMCSISGAIAMRKLQAADPADIF is encoded by the coding sequence ATGGCTCGTAAAACACCGCTGGCATGGTTCCAGTTGATGAAAGAGAAAGCCCGCTTAGTCGTCGCGATCGCGGGAATCGGGTTTGCTGACATGCTGATGTTTATGCAACTCGGCTTTCAAGATTCGCTCTACGATAGCGCTACTGTGCCGCATCGCATGTTGCAAGCAGATTTGGTGATCATTGATCCAAGATTCAAGAGCTTAGCAGCATTTACACCTTTTTCTCGCGAACGCCTTTATCAGACGAAAAGTAGCGATCGCGTTCAATCAGTGAGTTCTATCCGAATTGCGATGGGACAGTGGAAAAATCCTGAAACTCGCTTAACTCGAAGCATTCTCATTTGGGGAATTGAACCGGATGCGCCGAGTTTTAAGCTCTCCGGATTGCAAGAGAATTTAGAACCGCTGAAGTTACTCAACAATGTGGTCTTTGATCGAGTGGGTCGTCCTGAATTTGGCGCGATCGCAGATACGTTTCAAAAACAAGGTAGTGTCTCAACGGAATTGAATCAACAATTGATCAATGTCAGTGGACTGGTCACGATGGGCGCATCTTTTACTGCTGATGGCAATGTGTTCATGAGCGATTCAACTTTCTTGAGACTGTACCGCGATCGCCAAGCAAGCGACATCGACATTGGGCTGATTCAACTCAAACCGAACTCAGATGTCAAAGCCGTTCAAGCTCAACTCAGTGCAAGTCTGCCAGATGTAAAAGTTCTCACGCCTGAAGAGTTTGCAGGCATTGAACGCAATTACTGGGAAAGCCAAGGAACAATTGGCTTTATTTTTGGAATTGGTGTGATTGTTGGATTCATTGTTGGCACTGTGATTGTTTATCAGATTCTCTACACAGATGTTGCAAATCACCTGCCTGAGTATGCCACGTTAAAAGCAATGGGATATAGCGATCGCTTTCTTCTGAATATTCTGCTGCAAGAAGCTCTAATTTTAGCAGTTCTTGGCTTTATTCCAGGCTTTGCGGTTGCAGTTGGACTTTATCAAATTACTTATGCTGCAACGTTGTTACCGATCGCAATGACAGCAAATCGAGCCATTACGGTCTTTGTTCTAACTGTTGTGATGTGCTCGATTTCGGGCGCGATCGCCATGCGAAAACTTCAAGCTGCTGATCCTGCGGATATTTTCTAA
- a CDS encoding sigma-70 family RNA polymerase sigma factor: MDMIKLYFEEIGRIPRLTPAQEIELGRQVQRLQKLYEIRQPTLEQWQQAANLSSEELQREIALGERAKRKMIEANLRLVVSIAQQYQNRNLELSDLIQEGNLGLQRSVEKFDPAKGYRFSTYAYWWIRQAMSRAIALKSRSIRIPTHLSEKLNLIRKTQRSLSQTLGRTATIPEIAQALSFTPTEIRDALLAVRRSMSLDVPIGQDQETKLGELLPDAGEMPEESVTRSLLREDLLNLIGLLPSNQRQVLTLRFGLEDGEALSLSQASRKMNCSRETVRLLEKAAMKTLQQYKVRLQEYVAV; the protein is encoded by the coding sequence ATGGACATGATCAAACTTTACTTCGAGGAGATTGGGCGAATTCCGCGTCTGACTCCAGCACAAGAAATCGAACTCGGTCGGCAGGTTCAACGCCTACAAAAGCTCTATGAGATTCGACAGCCGACGCTTGAACAATGGCAACAAGCAGCAAACCTATCCTCTGAGGAGTTACAACGTGAGATTGCGCTTGGAGAACGAGCAAAGCGCAAAATGATCGAAGCGAATCTACGCTTAGTGGTTTCAATTGCGCAGCAATATCAGAACCGGAATCTAGAGCTTTCAGATTTGATCCAGGAGGGAAATCTCGGCTTACAGCGCAGTGTCGAGAAGTTTGATCCCGCGAAAGGCTATCGATTTTCGACCTATGCGTATTGGTGGATTCGCCAAGCGATGAGTCGAGCGATCGCACTCAAAAGCCGTTCAATTCGGATTCCAACTCACCTAAGCGAGAAGCTGAATCTGATTCGTAAAACTCAAAGATCGCTTTCACAGACTCTAGGTAGAACTGCAACCATTCCAGAAATTGCTCAGGCGCTTTCTTTTACTCCAACAGAGATTCGAGATGCGTTGCTTGCCGTGCGAAGATCGATGTCTTTGGATGTGCCAATCGGACAGGATCAGGAGACAAAGCTAGGTGAGCTATTGCCCGATGCAGGAGAAATGCCAGAGGAGAGCGTAACGAGATCGTTGCTTCGAGAAGATTTGCTCAATTTAATCGGGTTGCTACCGTCTAATCAGCGTCAGGTACTGACCTTGAGATTTGGATTAGAAGATGGGGAAGCTCTGAGTTTATCTCAAGCGAGCCGGAAGATGAATTGTAGTCGAGAAACGGTTCGCTTGTTAGAGAAAGCAGCAATGAAGACTTTGCAGCAGTATAAGGTGCGATTGCAGGAATATGTTGCGGTCTAA
- a CDS encoding DevA family ABC transporter ATP-binding protein — protein MMQPIISVQNLNHYFGQGQLRKQVLFDVSLNIHAGEIVIMTGPSGSGKTTLLTLLGGLRSAQEGSLTILDQEIRGATKQHLTQLRKNIGYIFQAHNLMTFLTAKQNVRMSLELHARYLNQDLDAMAVSMLEAVGLGHRADYYPDGLSGGQKQRVAIARALISHPKIVLADEPTAALDKQSGRDVVELMQKLAKEQHCTILLVTHDNRILDIADRIVYMEDGRLVSDGKSAIAAVK, from the coding sequence ATGATGCAACCTATTATTTCTGTTCAAAATCTCAACCATTACTTTGGTCAAGGTCAATTGAGAAAACAAGTCTTATTCGATGTCAGTCTGAATATTCATGCAGGCGAGATCGTGATTATGACGGGACCTTCTGGCTCTGGGAAAACAACGCTACTAACGCTCTTAGGTGGATTGCGATCGGCTCAGGAAGGAAGCTTAACGATTCTGGATCAAGAAATTCGAGGCGCGACCAAGCAACACCTGACCCAACTTCGTAAAAATATCGGCTATATCTTCCAGGCACACAATTTAATGACATTCTTAACCGCAAAGCAGAATGTCAGAATGTCGCTGGAACTGCACGCTCGCTATCTCAATCAAGATCTAGATGCAATGGCAGTGTCAATGCTCGAAGCTGTTGGACTTGGGCATCGAGCAGATTACTATCCAGATGGACTCTCTGGAGGTCAGAAACAGCGAGTTGCGATCGCGCGAGCTTTAATTAGTCACCCTAAAATTGTTCTCGCAGACGAACCGACTGCTGCACTCGATAAACAATCGGGTCGAGATGTCGTTGAACTCATGCAGAAGCTCGCAAAAGAGCAGCATTGCACGATTTTATTAGTAACCCATGACAATCGGATTTTAGATATCGCGGATCGCATTGTTTATATGGAAGACGGGCGATTGGTCAGTGATGGAAAAAGTGCGATCGCTGCCGTAAAGTAA
- a CDS encoding DUF5367 family protein, translating to MQFLGIGVFIWLTATIAFRLIGQFLLDPTNLVLSIGLFLATSLVMLIVVTSVYLWQQVKSIDRPKTALLIALPGMLLDVGSILWFPTVFPNIDPNANILFAGLMLWGYTSILVTGFLPEQ from the coding sequence ATGCAATTTCTAGGGATTGGAGTTTTCATCTGGTTGACTGCCACGATCGCGTTTCGTCTAATCGGTCAATTTCTACTCGATCCGACGAATCTTGTACTCTCGATCGGTTTATTTCTCGCTACCAGTCTAGTAATGCTGATTGTTGTTACTAGCGTTTATCTCTGGCAGCAAGTCAAATCCATTGATCGACCGAAAACTGCATTGCTGATTGCTCTACCGGGAATGCTACTAGATGTTGGAAGTATTTTATGGTTTCCAACGGTCTTCCCAAACATTGATCCAAATGCAAACATTCTATTTGCAGGACTGATGCTATGGGGATATACATCCATTCTAGTTACTGGTTTTTTACCTGAGCAATGA